A segment of the Colletotrichum destructivum chromosome 3, complete sequence genome:
TTTTCAATGAGGGCGGTGCCGCGCCCTTCTTGATAGTggccgcggcggaggacggcgaaTCCTTGGCCGGTACCTTGATCTCTTTCTCGGCCGGCTCTTCTGTCTTGGGCGCAGAAGCCGCTGGTTTGACTGTAGATGGTGCGGACTCCTTCTTGACAGGCTTAGCCGCTGTTGCCGCATGTGGAGGAGCGGGGACTGGCCGCCCCTGACGGTCGCGCTTTCGAACATTGGGATTGATAATGGTGCCATATGTCTCTGCCATGGATGCGCTGTCTTCAGTTGACTGTTCCTTGATTTGCTGTGAGACGTCTGCTAGCATTTGCAACTCCTGAGCGATAAGTTAGTTTTTGGCCCGGAGGAGCGAGCTGGATAGCTTACTCTTGTAGGATGTCTGGCCAAGCTATAGATGTGGAACGATAAGAGCTCTTCGTATGATGCCAAAATCTCTAGGTGGTGGTCAGCGGGGGAAAAAACACAGCTGTATCAGCATGCATTGGACATACCCTTCAGACGATCTCCGGGcaccaaggtcaaggagtGGGTCAAGACCTCATCAGACAAAGGCACAGCATCAGGAGGAGAGCTAGTCATTTCAATGTCGCCATCTTCCTGTACTTTCTCTGCCTTCTGGATGCCATAAATCAGGTAGGTGGCATGAATTGTGCCAGGACGCATGCCATTCTGTGACCTATGGAACTCATAGAGCATTCTGTGGAGGGCGGTATAAGTAGCTGAACAATGCAATACGAGGAGGTTGATGGCACTGACCCCTTTGCTGTATTAACATGCACTTTGAGTGCTCTGCTAAGGCTTCGATATGTGACCTGGGTAAGCGTCAGTGTTGATTTCAAGTCCCAACAGGGGCAACCACAGTTTACAATCTTCTCCTCACTAAGGATCTGATCCGCCAGGTACTTCTTGAATTCGTCCATAGCAAAGTAATTGGGGCGCAGAACGTGGATGTTGGATTTGTTAGGAACGGCGATGTAAAAGCGATCAAAACCACACAAAAATCCTTTGCAGGGAGCATTCACGATGCTCTTGTATGAAGAAGAGACAATGGGGCTGGTGAGACGCGTCCGGGAGGACAAGGACGCGGTTCGCACTTGCTCTTAATTGATTTTCTGCAGACACCCCCATGGTCTAGCGAATTAGGTTGGAACGATTGGCGAGGTCGGCAGCAGGATCCACTAGAAAGTTCACCCCCACCTCAGTCCCTCCCTATCTTACCCCCCTAAGCGCGCCTCCACTCGACGCGACTTGCGCATCCAAACTTCCTGGAAGCCTTCACATCCAACTGCAGGCTTCACTGTGCTTTCGCCCCTCTCTCCTTATGCTAATAGGCTCAACAAGACGTTCCGAACGTGAAACCCCTTCAAACCTCCAAAGCCAATATCTCGCCAACACACTGCCTCTACCCCCACAATGGCCGACTTTGAGGACGTCCCCGACTCAACAGACTGGCTCTCAACACCCCTCCCAGCCCTTTCAACGGTTGAAGCCTCCTTGCGATGCCAGGTGTGCAAGGACTTTTTCAAAACACCTATGCTTACGTCCTGCTGCCACACATTCTGCTCGCTTTGCATTCGTCGCGCTCTTGCCAACGACGGGAAATGCCCCCTTTGCCGGGCCTCAGACCAGGAGTTAAAATTGAGGAGTAATTGGTCCATGGAGGAGGTTGTTGAGTCCTTTGTCAAGGCCAGGAAAGACACACTTCATTTCGCAAGGACATCAGGCAAACAGACGAAGACCCGAGGCTCCCCCAAGAGGAAGCTGGCTGCCGAGGACTTCACAACGGGCGGAGCTCAGCCAGAGACCAAGCGGCTTAGGAGCTCGGCAAGGCTTAGCAGGACAAGGTCGGGACAGCCAGCAGCGGTTGCAGCAATACACGAAGAAGCCGATTTCGAGCAGCCacaggaggaggaagaggaggacgacgaggtagAGGATGCATCATTTGGTAAGTCAACCCTTGGCATTGCGCATTTTCTCACTCTCTAACAAAGCTCTTTTAGCTCccgacgatggcctcgtaCCATGCCCCATATGCAGCACTCGCATGAAGGAAGCTCAGGTCTTTCGACACCTTGACACCTGCACCGGCGCGAAAGCCCCGACAACAGCTCGCGCGAGCACCAGCCGCACCTCAACCCCAAACACACCCGCTCGAGGCGGCCCCAGATCGACACCGGCACCCGATCGCCTTCCGGCTCTGGCCTACTCTATGCTCAAGGACACCGCCCTGCGCAAGAAGATGACGGACCTGggcttgtcgacgacggggtcCCGCCTGCAGCTCGAGAAGCGTCACAAGGAGTGGGTCACGCTGTGGAATGCGAACTGCGACTCTGCGCGC
Coding sequences within it:
- a CDS encoding Putative DNA polymerase delta subunit 3, encoding MDEFKKYLADQILSEEKIVTYRSLSRALKVHVNTAKGMLYEFHRSQNGMRPGTIHATYLIYGIQKAEKVQEDGDIEMTSSPPDAVPLSDEVLTHSLTLVPGDRLKEILASYEELLSFHIYSLARHPTRELQMLADVSQQIKEQSTEDSASMAETYGTIINPNVRKRDRQGRPVPAPPHAATAAKPVKKESAPSTVKPAASAPKTEEPAEKEIKVPAKDSPSSAAATIKKGAAPPSLKKSGSSGIMSSFAKAAAKASSKPKETPKPESPAALSDDGEDDDDDIPAAKSSGNTGRKSRKDREAELKQMMEESEEEEEPEEDEEEPADEPMEETPGPEAKPEPEPAEVVSSTSDGRRRGKRRVMKKKQIMDDQGYLVTIQEPAWEEFSEDEAPPPPAKAKSSSAPSSGSQTSKGKKAAPKGQGNIMSFFSKK
- a CDS encoding Putative E3 ubiquitin-protein ligase Rad18, with the translated sequence MADFEDVPDSTDWLSTPLPALSTVEASLRCQVCKDFFKTPMLTSCCHTFCSLCIRRALANDGKCPLCRASDQELKLRSNWSMEEVVESFVKARKDTLHFARTSGKQTKTRGSPKRKLAAEDFTTGGAQPETKRLRSSARLSRTRSGQPAAVAAIHEEADFEQPQEEEEEDDEVEDASFAPDDGLVPCPICSTRMKEAQVFRHLDTCTGAKAPTTARASTSRTSTPNTPARGGPRSTPAPDRLPALAYSMLKDTALRKKMTDLGLSTTGSRLQLEKRHKEWVTLWNANCDSARPKRRAELLHDLDVWERTQGSKAPMFVRPGVAVKDKEFDGTAWAAKHDTSFKDLIANARKSKAQALPKTEEAAAPVSGDGSPAAVLDAASSPSGMEAREVTIVDLTTRPPDIDRNGLNDEMDRNQGLGVEHGSAAAKPQQPTAAHCLHSSFSEPQIPSSQEAR